TGGCATCTAATAATCCAAAATGTACACAAAAAAGAGATTTTTCTAATTACTCACTGGTTGGTTGTGTAGTGTGTGATAAGGATGAAAGAGAACTAAATTGTGTAGAATGTCAAAATAAAAAAATTTATTAAATCTATTTATTTAAATAACTAAAGATTTTTATACCTGCTACACTTGTAAGTAAGTTTTTGATAAAATTGGCAAAAATAAAATATTAAAGGTTATTTAAATGGAAATGAAATATGGCGAAAAAGAGATTGTTGAATTTGATATTAACAATGAAGAGCATTATTGGCCAAATAAAAATGAAAAAAACTATATTATAAATATTGAATTACCAGAGTTTATGGCAAAATGTCCAAGAAGTGGATATCCTGATTTTGCAACAATTAAACTTCAATATACTCCAAATAAAAAAGTAATCGAATTAAAAGCGTTAAAGATTTATATTAATACTTTTATTTATAGAGAAGTTTCACATGAAAATTCTGCAAATGAAATTTTTGATACATTGTATGAAAAATTAGAGCCTAAATGGATGAAAGTAGTTGCAGATTTTAAACCAAGAGGGAATGTACATACTGTAATAGAAATAGACAGCGCAAAAATGTAAGGATAAGTCTTGGAGAGATTAGTAACTACTTCTCAGGCGGCTCAAATTCTTGGGCTTTCTCTTCAAGGTGTACACTATAGAATAAAGAACAATCAATTAAAATCTATCAAAAAATCTGGGAAAACGTATGTTTACATAAGTGAACATGTAGAAGATAAATCTAAAGAAAATGAAAAACCTGTTGAAATTATAGAAATAAAAGAGTTGATAAAAGTAAAAGATGAACAAATAGATTTACTAAAAAAAAATATGAAGTGGATGAAAAAACAGTATACTTCAGAGATTATAAGACTTGAAAAAAATCAAAAAAAAATCATAGAAGTTTTTAATAGAGAAATAGATTTATTACAAAGTGCATTTAATGAAATGCGTTCAATTTATAAGCCACAAATACAAAATCAAAAAAAAACCCAAGAAGCTGAAGAAAAAACTCAAAAACCAATAAATGATGAAATAAGATATATAACTTTACAAAAATTTACAAAAATGATGAAAGCTTATGGTAAATCTGACTTAGAAATTAAAACTATAATTTTAACAGGTGTTAAAAGTAAAGATCATAGGTTTTTATATGATAAAAAAAGTAAAAAAGTAATAATAAAAGATAGTGATTTTAAAGATTTTTTATAAAGTAATAAATTTTAAGCAAAAAAAAAGAGTGCTTTATAGCACTCTTCTCCAGATACCCAAACACACCATCAAGTAAGGTGCCTTGCTGTGTTCCCACCCTGGGGCATTGTCTTAAATGATGATTGCAAAGGTCTAAAGAAGAGCACTCAAAATAGTAAACTATTCTCAGTGCTTCTCTTTAAGAGATGTATTCTAACTAAATAAACTTAAAAAAAATTTTAAAAAAGACTGTTTTAAGGAAAATTGGATATAAATTTGGTCTATTTAAAAAAAAGAGTTTAATTTGGGAAATAAAATTAGTATATTAGGAATTTTATCTTTAACTTTTGCAATGTTTATTTGGGCAAGTTCTTTTATTGCTTTGAAAGCTGCTATGAATGAATATGGAGCACATACAGTTATTTTTGTAAGAATGGTTTTTGCATCTATGTGTTTTTTGATTTTTATTAAAAGTTTTTTAAAATATGACTTTACAAAAAAAGATATATTACTTATACTTTTATTAGCTTTATTTGAACCTTGTTTATACTTCTTATTTGAATCAAAAGCATTACAATTAACTACTGCTTCACAAGCAGGGATGATTGCTTCTTTAATGCCTTTAATTACCTCTGTTGCAGCTGTTTTTATATTAAAAGAGTTAATTTCAAAACAATTTATCTTTGGTTCAATTTTAGCTGTATTTGGTGCTATTTGGTTAAGTTTAGAAGCAACATCAAGTATCACTGCACCAAACCCAATGCTTGGTAATTTTTTAGAATTTTTAGCAATGACATGTGCTGCTGGTTATACAATTGTCGCAAAACATTTAACTTATAAGTTTTCTGCAATATTTTTAACAGCTGCACATGCTTTTATAGGAACAATATTTTTTCTGCCTCTTGCATTTTATGAACTTACTACAACACCTTTTGTTTTTAAACTTGAAGGTTTTTTATGGACAGCTTATTTAGGTGTTATTGTAACTTTAGGTGGTTATGGTTTATATAATTATTCATTAACTAAAATAAATGCTTCTAAAGCTTCAATTTTTATGAATTTGATACCTGTATTTACTTTAGTGCTTGCCTATTTTATTTTAAATGAAAGATTAAGCTATATTGAAATTACTGCATCAATTGTAGTACTTTTTGGTGTATTTATTTCACAAATTAAAATTGTAATTCCTAAAACTATATTTAATTTATTTAATAAACAATAATGACATATATTAGTCTATTTTTCATATCTTTTATTTCAGCAACCTTATTACCAATGGGAAGTGAGGCTTTTTTAGTTTTTAATATCAAGGAAAACTATAATATTTATTTACTCTTACTCTTTGCTACACTTGGAAATACTTTAGGTTCTTTGTTAAACTATTTTTTGGGTTTAAAAGGTGAAGAGTATTTAGAAAATAAAAAATATTTAGATAAAAAAAAGATTGCAAAATATAAAGTTTTTTTTGATAAATATGGAGCTTTTTCATTACTTTTATCGTGGGTTCCTATTATTGGAGATCCTTTGACATTTATAGCAGGTGTTCTAAAATATAATTTAAAGTTTTTTATACTTATTGTATTATTTGCAAAGTTTATAAGATATCTATTTGTTACATTAGTGACTTTATCTATTATTTAATAGTTGCTTGTAGGAAGAGTTATAGTAAATCTTGCACCTTTGTAAGAATCACCTTTTATATTAATTGTTGAATTTTCAACTTTTATATTTCCCTTCATATGTTTAGTAATAATTTCTTTACTCATATAAAGCCCAATTCCTGTTCCTTGTTTCTCTTTTTTTGTACTAAAATATGGTTCAAAAATTTTATTAGTAATTTTAGGTGAAATTCCACCTGCATTGTCTGTTATTATGATTTTTACTCTATTTTTTGTTTGTTTTGTTTCTATTACAATAATTTTATGATTTTGTTCTTTTTTTACAAGTTCATCTCTTGCATTATTTAAAATATTTATTAATACTTGAATTAATTCATTTTCTAAACCAAAAATTTCAATTTCATCAATATTTTTTTCTATATCAATACTTTTTGCTTTAAATTGTGCACTAATTAAAGATAGACTTTTCTCAAATACATCTGTTGTTGTAAATTTTTCTTTTGTTTTATTTGGTTTAAAGAAGTTTTGAAAGTCATCAATTGTTTTTGATAAGTGTTTTGTAGCTTTAGTAATTGCATCTACACTCTCATCTAAATCTTTATCAGTTAAGGTACCAAACTCTTTTTGCATTTTAATACCACTTGAAACAGTAGATATTAAAGATAAAGGTTGTCTCCATTGGTGGGCAATATTTCCTATCATCTCCCCCATTGAGGCCATTTTTGATTGTTGAGCTAATAAACTATCTTTTTTTCTATTTTTATTCATCTCTTCATATATTTTTTCTTTATATTTTAAGAAACGTTTTTTAAGAATATTTGATATATAAAAAGAAATTACTAATAGTATAATAGTAATTATTATACTTATAATTAAAATATTTACTACATAAGATTTATTTCTATTTTTTACTTCTTGTTTTTTTTCTTCTAATATTTTTGTAAATTCATTTTTATAAAAGCCTGTACCAATAATCCAATTCCATGGTTTAAAACTTTTTATATAAGAGGTTTTTTCATTTTCAATATTATCTTTAAAACTTTGATTATATGTTATAAAGCCATCATTATCTTTTGCTTTTTTTATGATTTTGTCTAATAAAATATTCTCTTTTTGTTTTTGTAGTTTTGATTGTTTAATATTATTGTGAACTAATATATTTTTATCAAAATCAAATAAAAAAATATATCTTTGATTTTTCTCATTCATCTTTTTTATATATTTTATTATCTCATCTTTTATATCATCTTCAAAATCTTTTATATATTCACCTGTACCAATTGTAATATTTAAAGGTTCAAAATATTTATAAAAAGATATTTTTTTATAAATTCTTTTTCCTTCATTTGTAGGTTTACTCCAATAGTAAATATCAAATCTTTGGGTTTTATTTTCTATAGTTTCTATTATTGTTTTTACAAATTCATAACCTTTAGCATCTTTTAGATTTATATAATTTTTATCTTCAAGGTTTTTGTTTAGTGGATAAAGCCTATTATTGCCTTTAATATCATGGATAAAATAATAACCTCTTTTGTCATTAAATCTAACTTCTCTTAGTGCATCTTTAATCATTTTACAAATTTCAGAGTTAGTTTTAGATTTATTCTCTTTATAGATGTTTGTAGCAATAGCATGAGCTTCATTTACTCTACTTTTTAATTGAGCTTTTAAGGTCTCTTCACTTCTATCTTTTTTATATAAAATATACTCATAAATTTTTTCAACTTCAAGTTTAATCTCTTTTTGTCTATGTATAAAAAATTCATATTCAATCTTTTTAATGTCTTCTTTGTAGATGTTTTGGTTATTTAAAATAAGTAAATAAGTAGTTATTGTAGATAGTAAAAGTATAAATAATAAAGGAGCATATTTAATAATACGTAAAATATTTTTTTCATTACTTTTAAACATGCGATATTATAGTGTTTTTTTTATTAATTTTTACATATAAAACTCTTTTAAGATTTCATCGTTTTTAGAAAATAATTTATAAGTTGTATTATTATAGTTAAACTCTAGATAATTTGCATGTAACCAAAGCCTATAACTACCTGTTTTTTCATATCTTTTTTTATCATCAAGCTCTTTATTTAAATAAGCTTCTGCTATTTCATCATCAATTCCATAGATAGGATCTCCTATTATTCTATGACCAATAGAATATAAGTGAACTCTAATTTGATGTTGTCTTCCTGTATGTGGAATTGCTTCTACTAATGTTATGTTCTTTTTACAATTATAATTTAATGGCTTAACAATAGTTAATGATTTTTTTCCTTTTTGGGAAGTTTTCATCCTAACACCAATATTTTCCCCCTCTTTTTCTAAATAGTTTTCTATAGTAATATCTTTTTTTAATTCACCTTGAACTATTGCAAGATATGATTTTTTATACTCTTTTTCAATAAACATATCTTTTAGTCTTTTTTCACTTTGTTTATTTTTACAAACTATTACAAGCCCAGATGTTTCAGCATCAATTCTATGGGCTAAATTTGCATTGTTTCCAAAATGATAACGAATCTCATCTAATAAAGAGTATTTTGTGTTTTTTGAAATTGGATGAACCATTAGTTTTGTTGGCTTATCAAATAAAGCAAAATCTTTAAATTCAAGCAATGGATTAAGACCTCTTGTATGTCCCTCAAACTCTGCTATATATATACTATTTGTATTTATTTTTTCATTTAAAATAAATGGTTTTTGGTTTTGGTCAAAAACTCTTGCTCTACTTATATACTTTTGCGCTAACTTGGGCTCTATCTTTAAATCTTGCAGTAAAAAATGTTGTATTTTTTTGCCTAAAATAGCTTTATATTTTTTTAAAATAAAAGGCACAAACTTTTCCTAAAAATTAAGTTTAAATTAACCAAGATTTAATGAAAAACTTTGGCTAACTTAGTTAAGATATCATACACTAAAAAGCAATAAAAACAAATAAGGGACTAGTAAATGGTTGAAAGATATGCAAGAGAAGAGATGAGTTCAAAATGGACTATGCAAGCTAAATATCAAGCATGGTTAGATGTTGAAAAAGCTGTTGTTAAAGCTTGGAATAGACTAGGTCTTATTCCTGACGATGATGCAAAAAAAATTGTTGAAAATGCTAATTTTTCAGTTGAAAGAATTGATGAAATTGAAGCTGTAACTAGACATGATTTAATCGCATTTACAACAAGTGTTTCAGAAACATTAGGTGATGAGTCAAGATGGTTTCACTATGGAATGACATCTTCTGATACTGTTGATACAGCTGTTGCTTTACAAATGAAAGACTCTTTGAATTTAATTATTCAAGATGTAAAAATGATGATGGAGTCTATTAAAACAAGAGCAAAAGAACATAAATATACTTTAATGGTAGGAAGAAGTCATGGTATTCATGGTGAACCTATTACATTTGGATTAGTTCTTGCTGTATGGTATGATGAGATGGCAAGACACTTAGAAAATTTAGAACAAACTCTTAAAGTTATATCTGTTGGCCAAATTTCAGGAGCAATGGGGAACTTTGCCCATGCACCTTTAGAGCTTGAAGAATTCGCTTGTGAAGAGTTAGGATTATCTTTTGCACCTGCTTCTAATCAAGTAATTCAAAGAGATAGATATGCAAGACTTGCTTCTTCTTTAGCCCTACTTTCTAGTTCAATTGAAAAATTTGCAGTTCAAGTAAGACATTGGCAAAGAACTGAAGTTTATGAATGCGAAGAGTTTTTTGCAAAAGGTCAAAAAGGATCTTCTGCAATGCCACATAAAAGAAATCCAATACTAACAGAAAATATAACAGGACTTGCAAGAATTATCAGAGCTTATGCAACTCCAGCAATGGAAAATGTTGCATTATGGCATGAAAGAGATATCTCTCACTCATCAACAGAGAGATTTTGGCTTCCAGATTCTTTTATCACTTGTGACTTTATGCTTCATAGAATGAACAATGTTATTGCAAATTTAACTGTTATGCCAGAAAATATGATGAAAAATTTAAATTTAACAGGTGGATTAGTATTTTCTCAAAGAGTATTATTAGAATTACCAAAAGCTGGGGTAAGTAGAGAAGATGCATATAGAATTGTACAAAGAAATGCAATGAAAGTTTGGGAAGGCTTACAATCAGATAAACCAACTACAAATGAAAAAGGTGAATCTTTATATCTTCAATATTTATTAGAAGATGAAGAGTTAAGAAACTCATTGAGTGAGGAGCAAATCAGAGAGTGTTTTAATTATGACTATTACACAAAAAATGTTGATGCAATTTTTAATAGAGTATTTAAATAATTTATAAAATTTTAGGTAAAAAAAAGGCAACAAAAATGGCAATAATGATTCAAAAAAGAAACGGTAGAAAAGAAGTTTTAGATATTACTAAAATTCAAAAGATGACTATAGATGCAACAAAAGACTTAGATGGTGTTAGCCAAAGTGAATTGGAATTGGATGCACAAATAAAGTTTATTGATGGTATGAGTTCCTCAGATATTCAAGATGCACTTATTAAAACAGCAGTTGAAAAAATTGATATAGATGTTCCAAACTGGACTTTTGTTGCTGCAAGACTGTTCTTATTTGATTTATATCATAGAGTTGGTAAATCAACACATGGTATTAAGGGTGAGCCATATTGTCATTTAAAAGATTATCTAAGATATGGAAAAGAAGCTGGAAGATTACTTCCTGCTCTTGGTGAGGGTTATGATTTAGATGATTTAAATAATTATATTGATTCAGAAAGAGATTTATTATTTAATTATTTAGGGATTAAAACACTATATGATAGATATTTAATCAAAAATAAAAAAGCCAATCCAATTGAACTTCCTCAACATATGTTTATGGCAATTGCAATGTTTTTAGCACAAGATGAAGATAATAAACAAGAAAGAGCAAAAGAGTTTTATGATGCAATTTCAAAATTTGAGGTTATGTTAGCAACTCCAACTTTATCAAATGCAAGAACAAATAGACATCAACTTTCATCTTGTTATATCGGTTCAAGTCCTGATAATATTGAAGGAATTTTTGATGGTTACAAAGAGATGGCACTATTATCTAAGTATGGTGGTGGTATTGGTTGGGATTGGAACCAAATCAGAGCCCTTGGTGGAGTTATTGATGACCATAAAAGTGCAGCAGGTGGAACAGTTCCATTTTTAAAAATTACAAATGATTTAGCAATCGCAGTTGACCAACTTGGAACTAGAAAAGGTGCAATTGCTGTATATGTTGAGCCATGGCATATGGATATAGTTGATTTTATTGACCTTAAAAAGAATTCTGGGGAAGAAAGAAGAAGAGCACATGATTTATTCCCTTCTTTATGGATAACAGACTTATTTATGGAAAGAATCTTAGAAAACTCTCATTGGACATTGTTTGATCCATATGAAGTAAAAGATTTAAGTGAACTTCATGGAGATGCGTTCAAAAAAAGATATGAAGAGTATGAAAAAGATGAGACTATTACAAAAGATACTATGAAAGCTAAAGATTTATGGAAGAAAATCTTAACTTCATATTTTGAATCTGGAAGTCCATTTTTATGTTTTAAAGATAATGCAAACAGAGCTAATCCAAATGCTCATGCTGGACATATTAGAAGTTCAAATCTTTGTACAGAAATTTTTCAAAATACAAATCCAAACTATTATAAAATAAGATTAGAGTTTGAAGATGGAACAATCAAAACATATGATGAAGATGAGATTATTAAAGTTGATGCAGGACAAGAGAAAAAAGCAAATAAAATAACTGCACTTGATTCAATCAATGGAAAAAGAGTATTTATAGTAGAAAAAGAGAAAATTGATGGTGATACAGCAGTTTGTAACCTTGCATCAATTAATCTTTCAAAAATTAATACAAAAGAGGATATTGAAAGAGTAGTTCCAACTGCAATTAGAATGCTTGATAATGTGATTGATTTAAACTTCTATCCATTAAGAAAAGTAAAAGCAACTAACTTAAAAACAAGAAGTATTGGACTTGGAGTGATGGGTGAAGCACAAATGCTTGCAGAACATCAAATCATGTTTGGTAGTGAACAGCATTTTAAGAAAATTGATTCAGTTATGGAAGCAATTTCATATAATGCTATTAAATCATCAAGTAAACTTGCAGTAGAAAAAGGTGTATATCCTGCATTTGAAGGTTCAAACTGGTCAAAAGGAATAATGCCACATGATCATGCACCTCAAGCTGTTGAAGCCTTGATGAATAAAGATTTATTTGATGGTGGATATGATTGGCAAGAGCTAAAAGAAGAAGTTAAAGAAAATGGTATGAGAAATGGTTACTTGATGGCTATTGCTCCAACATCTTCTATCTCTATTTTAGTAGGTACAACTCAAGCAATTGAGCCAGTTTATAAAAGAAAATGGTATGAAGAGAACTTAAGTGGACTTATTCCTGTTGTGGTACCAAGATTGAGTCCTGAAACATGGCAATATTATATTCCAGCATATGAAGTTGAGCAAACAGATATTATTAAAGCAGCAGCTATTAGACAAAAATGGATAGACCAAGGTCAAAGTACAAATATATTTATGAGTTTAGATAAAGCAAGTGGAAAATATCTACATGAAATTTATACATTAGCTTGGAAACTAGGATTAAAATCTACTTACTATTTAAGAAGTCAATCTCCTGAAGCAAATAATGATGTTGAAGATAGAAGTATGGAGTGTGCAGGTTGTCAATAAGATAACCTTACACACAAGGTATACAAACTTTTAAAAAAGTATTATAAAATAAATTTAAATTTTAAATATAAGAGGAAATCCTAATGGATAGAAAAACGATATATAATCCACAATCAAAAGAGAACTTAAATGATAGAAGAATCTTTGGAGGTAATCCTGATGGTATGATTAACTTTACAAAGTTAAAGTATCAATGGGCACTTAATCTTTGGGATACAATGGAAGCTAATACATGGTTTCCAAAAGAAGTTCAAATGACAGGAGATGCCAAAGATTATAAGTATTTAAGTCCATCAGAAAAAAGAATGTATGATTTAGTACTTTCACAACTTATCTTTATGGATAGTTTACAAACAAATAATCTAATGGATAATATCAATCCATATATAACAGCACCTGAGGTAAATGCTTGCTTGTCAAGACAATCTTATGAA
The window above is part of the Malaciobacter marinus genome. Proteins encoded here:
- a CDS encoding ribonucleoside-diphosphate reductase subunit alpha, producing the protein MMIQKRNGRKEVLDITKIQKMTIDATKDLDGVSQSELELDAQIKFIDGMSSSDIQDALIKTAVEKIDIDVPNWTFVAARLFLFDLYHRVGKSTHGIKGEPYCHLKDYLRYGKEAGRLLPALGEGYDLDDLNNYIDSERDLLFNYLGIKTLYDRYLIKNKKANPIELPQHMFMAIAMFLAQDEDNKQERAKEFYDAISKFEVMLATPTLSNARTNRHQLSSCYIGSSPDNIEGIFDGYKEMALLSKYGGGIGWDWNQIRALGGVIDDHKSAAGGTVPFLKITNDLAIAVDQLGTRKGAIAVYVEPWHMDIVDFIDLKKNSGEERRRAHDLFPSLWITDLFMERILENSHWTLFDPYEVKDLSELHGDAFKKRYEEYEKDETITKDTMKAKDLWKKILTSYFESGSPFLCFKDNANRANPNAHAGHIRSSNLCTEIFQNTNPNYYKIRLEFEDGTIKTYDEDEIIKVDAGQEKKANKITALDSINGKRVFIVEKEKIDGDTAVCNLASINLSKINTKEDIERVVPTAIRMLDNVIDLNFYPLRKVKATNLKTRSIGLGVMGEAQMLAEHQIMFGSEQHFKKIDSVMEAISYNAIKSSSKLAVEKGVYPAFEGSNWSKGIMPHDHAPQAVEALMNKDLFDGGYDWQELKEEVKENGMRNGYLMAIAPTSSISILVGTTQAIEPVYKRKWYEENLSGLIPVVVPRLSPETWQYYIPAYEVEQTDIIKAAAIRQKWIDQGQSTNIFMSLDKASGKYLHEIYTLAWKLGLKSTYYLRSQSPEANNDVEDRSMECAGCQ
- a CDS encoding RluA family pseudouridine synthase; translated protein: MPFILKKYKAILGKKIQHFLLQDLKIEPKLAQKYISRARVFDQNQKPFILNEKINTNSIYIAEFEGHTRGLNPLLEFKDFALFDKPTKLMVHPISKNTKYSLLDEIRYHFGNNANLAHRIDAETSGLVIVCKNKQSEKRLKDMFIEKEYKKSYLAIVQGELKKDITIENYLEKEGENIGVRMKTSQKGKKSLTIVKPLNYNCKKNITLVEAIPHTGRQHQIRVHLYSIGHRIIGDPIYGIDDEIAEAYLNKELDDKKRYEKTGSYRLWLHANYLEFNYNNTTYKLFSKNDEILKEFYM
- the queF gene encoding preQ(1) synthase; this encodes MKYGEKEIVEFDINNEEHYWPNKNEKNYIINIELPEFMAKCPRSGYPDFATIKLQYTPNKKVIELKALKIYINTFIYREVSHENSANEIFDTLYEKLEPKWMKVVADFKPRGNVHTVIEIDSAKM
- a CDS encoding DMT family transporter, yielding MGNKISILGILSLTFAMFIWASSFIALKAAMNEYGAHTVIFVRMVFASMCFLIFIKSFLKYDFTKKDILLILLLALFEPCLYFLFESKALQLTTASQAGMIASLMPLITSVAAVFILKELISKQFIFGSILAVFGAIWLSLEATSSITAPNPMLGNFLEFLAMTCAAGYTIVAKHLTYKFSAIFLTAAHAFIGTIFFLPLAFYELTTTPFVFKLEGFLWTAYLGVIVTLGGYGLYNYSLTKINASKASIFMNLIPVFTLVLAYFILNERLSYIEITASIVVLFGVFISQIKIVIPKTIFNLFNKQ
- the purB gene encoding adenylosuccinate lyase, translating into MVERYAREEMSSKWTMQAKYQAWLDVEKAVVKAWNRLGLIPDDDAKKIVENANFSVERIDEIEAVTRHDLIAFTTSVSETLGDESRWFHYGMTSSDTVDTAVALQMKDSLNLIIQDVKMMMESIKTRAKEHKYTLMVGRSHGIHGEPITFGLVLAVWYDEMARHLENLEQTLKVISVGQISGAMGNFAHAPLELEEFACEELGLSFAPASNQVIQRDRYARLASSLALLSSSIEKFAVQVRHWQRTEVYECEEFFAKGQKGSSAMPHKRNPILTENITGLARIIRAYATPAMENVALWHERDISHSSTERFWLPDSFITCDFMLHRMNNVIANLTVMPENMMKNLNLTGGLVFSQRVLLELPKAGVSREDAYRIVQRNAMKVWEGLQSDKPTTNEKGESLYLQYLLEDEELRNSLSEEQIRECFNYDYYTKNVDAIFNRVFK
- a CDS encoding DNA-binding protein, with translation MERLVTTSQAAQILGLSLQGVHYRIKNNQLKSIKKSGKTYVYISEHVEDKSKENEKPVEIIEIKELIKVKDEQIDLLKKNMKWMKKQYTSEIIRLEKNQKKIIEVFNREIDLLQSAFNEMRSIYKPQIQNQKKTQEAEEKTQKPINDEIRYITLQKFTKMMKAYGKSDLEIKTIILTGVKSKDHRFLYDKKSKKVIIKDSDFKDFL
- a CDS encoding cache domain-containing protein, whose translation is MFKSNEKNILRIIKYAPLLFILLLSTITTYLLILNNQNIYKEDIKKIEYEFFIHRQKEIKLEVEKIYEYILYKKDRSEETLKAQLKSRVNEAHAIATNIYKENKSKTNSEICKMIKDALREVRFNDKRGYYFIHDIKGNNRLYPLNKNLEDKNYINLKDAKGYEFVKTIIETIENKTQRFDIYYWSKPTNEGKRIYKKISFYKYFEPLNITIGTGEYIKDFEDDIKDEIIKYIKKMNEKNQRYIFLFDFDKNILVHNNIKQSKLQKQKENILLDKIIKKAKDNDGFITYNQSFKDNIENEKTSYIKSFKPWNWIIGTGFYKNEFTKILEEKKQEVKNRNKSYVVNILIISIIITIILLVISFYISNILKKRFLKYKEKIYEEMNKNRKKDSLLAQQSKMASMGEMIGNIAHQWRQPLSLISTVSSGIKMQKEFGTLTDKDLDESVDAITKATKHLSKTIDDFQNFFKPNKTKEKFTTTDVFEKSLSLISAQFKAKSIDIEKNIDEIEIFGLENELIQVLINILNNARDELVKKEQNHKIIVIETKQTKNRVKIIITDNAGGISPKITNKIFEPYFSTKKEKQGTGIGLYMSKEIITKHMKGNIKVENSTINIKGDSYKGARFTITLPTSNY
- a CDS encoding YqaA family protein; this encodes MTYISLFFISFISATLLPMGSEAFLVFNIKENYNIYLLLLFATLGNTLGSLLNYFLGLKGEEYLENKKYLDKKKIAKYKVFFDKYGAFSLLLSWVPIIGDPLTFIAGVLKYNLKFFILIVLFAKFIRYLFVTLVTLSII